Proteins from a genomic interval of Nocardioides jishulii:
- a CDS encoding endonuclease/exonuclease/phosphatase family protein: MVRHLPRLRTWLLLAVVLLLVGAAALVPRGDTGEQPTAALSSGEPTVQPPGTTSFRIASFNLLGAGHTDGKNPKRKGWANSAQRLKWSRQILDQQKVDVVGFQEMHASQVQQWPVNNPDFESWPLHKYSHAVGHNTISWRTSVFKMVKAKTIMIPYFNGVEQRMPYVLLEHIASGQRMWLYNVHTPANIGGNHQKWRDIGFKRAIELANTLRTEDPNVPVFMTGDMNDREKFFCPTAAGTDLVAANGGYASGSTCVPPKPIQIDWIMGSPPVTFTDYASVRTPLVKKTTDHPVVVATANTPSRAVQQSSISRVVVVTAEGLRASTSSQMAKRGELPQVATLRDSGSHTFNARTAVESAAPLPNLLSLLTGRPVAKANAGHGVNKNKWKGTVHRASGRYVPSVFDRVHDSGRRTALFASSSVVAPIRLSYNAKNGALDPYGKNNGRRKIDGYKIAGSDRKAVKAFRDSKKPAAYTHIHLSAPRAAGEKHGFGSAKYRKAVRQFDRNLAMVRRTINTAPAYRGKTLLVVTATGGGDKRSGTDRLAPQTYKVPLFVTGPGIPAGQSLYTMNPAWLWPAGDRVAYSRRPITTGVVGNLSLAALRLPALGGSTLNPAQDFNVLQLPTTASTPSPAPAR; this comes from the coding sequence ATGGTTCGACACCTCCCTCGCCTGCGCACCTGGCTGCTGCTCGCCGTGGTGCTCCTGCTCGTCGGCGCAGCCGCCCTCGTGCCTCGGGGCGACACCGGCGAACAGCCGACCGCCGCGTTGAGCAGCGGCGAGCCGACGGTCCAGCCTCCGGGCACGACCTCGTTCCGCATCGCCTCGTTCAACCTGCTCGGCGCGGGCCACACCGACGGCAAGAATCCCAAGCGCAAGGGGTGGGCCAACTCGGCCCAGCGGCTGAAGTGGAGCCGCCAGATCCTCGACCAGCAGAAGGTCGACGTGGTGGGCTTCCAGGAGATGCACGCCAGCCAGGTGCAGCAGTGGCCCGTCAACAACCCCGACTTCGAGTCGTGGCCGTTGCACAAGTACTCCCACGCCGTCGGGCACAACACCATCTCGTGGCGCACCAGCGTCTTCAAGATGGTCAAGGCCAAGACGATCATGATTCCGTACTTCAACGGCGTCGAGCAGAGGATGCCCTACGTCCTGCTCGAGCACATCGCGAGCGGACAGCGCATGTGGCTCTACAACGTGCACACCCCTGCCAACATCGGTGGCAACCACCAGAAGTGGCGCGACATCGGCTTCAAGCGCGCGATCGAGCTCGCCAACACGCTGCGCACCGAGGACCCGAACGTCCCGGTCTTCATGACCGGCGACATGAACGACCGTGAGAAGTTCTTCTGCCCCACCGCGGCGGGCACCGACCTCGTCGCCGCGAACGGGGGCTACGCCTCCGGCTCGACCTGCGTGCCCCCGAAGCCCATCCAGATCGACTGGATCATGGGCAGCCCGCCGGTCACCTTCACCGACTACGCCTCCGTGCGGACCCCGCTGGTCAAGAAGACCACCGACCACCCGGTGGTCGTGGCCACCGCCAACACCCCCTCCCGGGCCGTGCAGCAGAGCAGCATCTCCCGCGTCGTGGTGGTCACGGCCGAAGGCCTGCGCGCCTCCACGAGCAGCCAGATGGCCAAGCGCGGGGAGCTGCCCCAGGTCGCGACGCTGCGCGACTCCGGCAGCCACACCTTCAACGCGCGTACGGCCGTCGAGTCCGCCGCACCGCTGCCGAACCTGCTCTCGCTCCTCACCGGGCGCCCGGTCGCCAAGGCCAACGCCGGGCACGGGGTGAACAAGAACAAGTGGAAGGGCACCGTGCACCGCGCGTCCGGGCGCTACGTGCCCTCGGTCTTCGACCGGGTCCACGACAGCGGTCGACGCACGGCGCTCTTCGCGAGCTCGTCGGTCGTCGCACCGATCAGGCTCTCGTACAACGCCAAGAACGGCGCCCTCGACCCCTACGGCAAGAACAACGGTCGGCGCAAGATCGACGGCTACAAGATCGCGGGTTCGGACCGCAAGGCCGTCAAGGCCTTCCGCGACAGCAAGAAGCCGGCCGCCTACACCCACATCCACCTCAGCGCCCCGCGCGCCGCTGGCGAGAAGCACGGCTTCGGGTCGGCGAAGTACCGCAAGGCGGTCAGGCAGTTCGACCGCAACCTGGCGATGGTGCGTCGCACCATCAACACCGCCCCGGCCTACCGCGGCAAGACCCTGCTCGTCGTCACCGCCACCGGAGGCGGCGACAAGCGCTCGGGCACCGACCGCCTCGCACCCCAGACCTACAAGGTGCCGCTCTTCGTGACCGGTCCCGGCATCCCGGCCGGACAGTCGCTCTACACGATGAACCCCGCCTGGCTGTGGCCCGCAGGCGACCGCGTGGCCTACTCGCGCCGCCCGATCACCACGGGCGTCGTGGGCAACCTCTCGCTGGCGGCGCTGCGCCTGCCGGCGCTGGGCGGGTCGACCCTCAACCCCGCCCAGGACTTCAACGTCCTGCAGCTGCCCACCACGGCCTCCACCCCGAGCCCCGCACCCGCGCGCTGA
- a CDS encoding magnesium transporter MgtE N-terminal domain-containing protein: MSSSPNRVFAARLVGLPVFDPRGDQVGKVRDVVVALRSEYSQPRVLGLVAEVFGRRRIFVPMTRVTAIEGGQVHTTGLLNMRRFELRQAETLIVGQMLDRQVTIRPTGITGTVYDIGLEQARNRDWVVSRVAIQEPGKGLRRRGQTHIVEWRDIEGLTRREDTQGATHLLAALSDLRPADAAAVIHDLPRERRTAVVAGLNDERLADVLEELPEEDQVEILQLLDTERAADILEEMSPDDAADLIAELSPETAATLLAAMEPNEAEDVRRLMSYAEKTAGAMMTPEPVILSPDATVADALAHVRNPDLTPSLAALVYICRQPLETPTGRLLGAAHIQRLLREPPSTLVAAALDESMDPLRPDATIDQVAAHLATYNLVAAPVVDEDGRLLGAVTVDDLLDHMLPDGWRDHAPRRTAGGMP, encoded by the coding sequence GTGAGCAGCTCCCCCAACCGTGTCTTCGCGGCGCGACTCGTCGGTCTGCCTGTGTTCGACCCTCGTGGCGACCAGGTGGGCAAGGTGCGCGACGTCGTCGTGGCGTTGAGGTCGGAGTACTCCCAGCCCCGTGTGCTCGGACTGGTCGCCGAAGTCTTCGGCCGCCGCCGGATCTTCGTGCCCATGACGCGGGTCACCGCCATCGAGGGCGGCCAGGTGCACACCACCGGACTGCTCAACATGCGTCGCTTCGAGCTGCGCCAGGCAGAGACCCTGATCGTCGGCCAGATGCTCGACCGACAGGTCACGATCCGCCCCACCGGCATCACCGGCACCGTCTACGACATCGGCCTGGAGCAGGCCCGCAACCGCGACTGGGTGGTCTCGCGAGTCGCCATCCAGGAGCCGGGCAAGGGGCTGCGCCGACGCGGCCAGACCCACATCGTCGAGTGGCGCGACATCGAGGGCCTCACCCGCCGTGAGGACACCCAGGGCGCCACGCACCTGCTCGCCGCGCTGAGCGACCTGCGTCCGGCCGACGCGGCCGCGGTGATCCACGACCTGCCGCGCGAACGGCGTACGGCCGTCGTCGCCGGCCTCAACGACGAACGCCTCGCCGACGTGCTGGAGGAGCTCCCGGAGGAGGACCAGGTCGAGATCCTGCAGCTCCTCGACACCGAGCGTGCCGCCGACATCCTCGAGGAGATGTCGCCCGACGACGCCGCCGACCTCATCGCCGAGCTGAGCCCCGAGACCGCGGCGACGCTGCTCGCGGCCATGGAGCCCAACGAGGCCGAGGACGTGCGGCGACTCATGTCGTACGCCGAGAAGACCGCCGGCGCCATGATGACGCCGGAACCGGTGATCCTCTCCCCCGACGCCACGGTGGCCGACGCGCTCGCCCACGTGCGCAACCCGGACCTGACCCCGTCGCTGGCCGCCCTCGTCTACATCTGCCGCCAGCCCCTGGAGACGCCGACGGGCCGCCTCCTCGGCGCCGCCCACATCCAGCGGCTGCTGCGCGAGCCCCCCTCCACCCTCGTCGCGGCCGCGCTGGACGAGTCGATGGACCCGCTGCGCCCCGACGCCACCATCGACCAGGTCGCCGCCCACCTGGCCACCTACAACCTCGTGGCCGCCCCGGTGGTCGACGAGGACGGTCGCCTGCTGGGCGCCGTCACGGTGGACGACCTGCTCGACCACATGCTGCCCGACGGCTGGCGTGACCACGCGCCGCGACGGACCGCGGGAGGCATGCCGTGA
- a CDS encoding DUF1003 domain-containing protein — MSDARDRLDQPREVRRSLRRHRGDDDRFGVFAERFARFMGTARFLAWMTAFVVVWIGWNFLAPVDLRFDRYPFMYLTLILSLQASYAAPLILLAQNRQEQRDKVIAEQDRQANARGHADMEFLAREVASLRMTAGEMASRDFIRSELRGLRDDIEDLTRPEPEQVREGRPES, encoded by the coding sequence GTGAGCGACGCGCGCGACCGCCTGGACCAGCCCCGGGAGGTGCGCCGCTCCCTGCGCCGCCACCGGGGCGACGACGACCGCTTCGGGGTCTTCGCCGAGCGCTTCGCCCGGTTCATGGGCACGGCGCGGTTCCTGGCCTGGATGACCGCCTTCGTCGTCGTCTGGATCGGTTGGAACTTCCTCGCGCCGGTGGACCTGCGCTTCGACCGCTACCCGTTCATGTACCTGACGCTCATCCTGAGCCTCCAGGCCTCGTACGCCGCGCCGCTCATCCTGCTGGCGCAGAATCGGCAGGAGCAGCGCGACAAGGTGATCGCCGAGCAGGACCGTCAGGCGAACGCCCGCGGCCACGCCGACATGGAGTTCCTGGCCCGTGAGGTGGCGTCGCTGCGGATGACGGCCGGAGAGATGGCCAGCCGTGACTTCATCCGCTCGGAGCTGCGCGGCCTGCGTGACGACATCGAGGACCTCACGCGTCCAGAGCCCGAGCAGGTCCGCGAGGGACGTCCGGAATCGTGA